From the Yoonia rosea genome, the window ACGGGTCGTGAGTGCAAAGCCTGTTTTGGGGCTTGGCATATCTTCAGATCGCACCATCCATGGGCCGAACGCGCCGGTTCCGACAAAGTTCTTGCCTGGCGTGAACTGATGCGAATGCTTCTGCCAATCGCGCACGCTGGCGTCGTTGTAGATGGAATAACCCGCTACGTGATCCATGGCCTGTTCTGGGCAGATGTGTCGTCCGCCTTGCCCAATGATCACCGCAAGCTCACCTTCAAAGTCCAGCTTTTGCGAGGACCTCGGTTGGATCAGGGGCGCGCCGTGTCCAATTTGCGAAGAGGGCAAGCGCAAGAAAAGAACCGGATAAGATGGCACCTTGTCCGGATCGGTGTCGTCTTCCCAGTAATTGATTGCGGCCAGAACAATTTTGTCGGGATTCGGGATCACCGGCGCAAGTTCAATATCTGTTAGGGCAAGGTCAGCGTCACGAAGGCCCGTGAAGATTTCAAGCGGCATCCCGCCTGAAATATAAGACTTTAGATCAGGATATAGGCCACTATGGCGTGCGCCTAGATCGAACAGCCCCCGATCATCAACGCAACCCCATGACGGCGTTCCATTGCGTAAGAATGAGACAAACTTCATTGATTACCCCTCTTTAGTCCGTCACCAATAACTACAAGCAAGCTTGCGGAAATACATCTAGTTTTTCGAAAGTTGTGGTGATCGTTGAAATTCTGAGATATTCGAAAGCTTGTAGCAAGGGAGTGGTCGGGGCATAGGACGCTTGCCACCTCAATGTTCAATCAAGACAGGAGAGCCATGTGTCGCCAAATCGTTTGGGTCCAACAACTAGCCAATCCTTGACGCGGGACGGGACCCAGAACCGCGATGTCCTGACCCGTTTGCGCACAGACATCGTCAGCAGTGAGTTTGCGCCGGAAGCAAGGCTCAAATTTGCAGAAATGACAAAGCGTTACGATGTGGGGGTCGGAACCTTGCGCGAGGCTCTCTCGCAGCTATCATCGGAAGGGTTCGTGACGGTTGAGGCGGGCAAAGGCTTCAGGGTTGCGCCAGTCTCTGCGAAAGAGCTTTTGGAAATCACCGACCATTTCATCAATTTTGAAAAACGTGCCGTGCGCGAGGCAATCGAACATGGCGGGGAAGACTGGGAAACCAAAATCGTTGCCGTACACCATCGCCTAAGCCTGATCGAAGGGCTGCCATGGGAACAGCGGATGGAACGTCATTCAGAATGGGTAGAGCGCCACCGAGAGTTTCATGAAGCTCTCGTGAGTGCCTGCCAAGGACAATGGCTATTTCGCCTGCGGTCGATCATGTTTGACCAACTCGACCGATACAGATTTGTGACCAAACGCACGCCTGAGGGTTTGGGCGGCCGCAAGTTCGAAGAACATCGCGACATCATGGCCGCAACGCTCGCGCGGGATGCCGATCTGGCGTCAAGCTTGATCGAAGAACATATCCGCGACACCTCTGAACGTGCGATAAAATTGCTATGACGGATGTCTTGAGGCATCTGGCCGCCGCCTTGTCTCCAAACTCGATCTTAACTGGTGAAGATAAGGCCCCCTACCTGACCGACTGGTTGGGTGAGTTCAAAGGTGAAGCGCTGGCCGTGTTGCGGCCATCGACCACGCAAGAGGTCGCGCAGATTGTTAGAATTTGTCGCGAAGCGGGGGTGGTGGTTGTGCCACAAGGCGGCAATACCGGATTGGTCGGCGCTGCCACACCTATAGGTAAGACGCGCCAAGCCGTAGTGGTGCAACTGGGGCGCATGAACGCCATTCGCAAGATCGATGCGCGCGACAACGCGGCCCTAGTCGAGGCGGGATGCGTTCTCGCCCGCCTGCAAGCCGCCGCCGAAGACGAGGGGCGGCTGTTTCCATTGTCTCTTGGGTCAGAGGGCACAGCGCAAATTGGGGGGCTCATCGCAACCAATGCAGGGGGCACGATGGCCTTGCGTTGGGGCATGATGCGCGACCTCGTCCTTGGTCTGGAAGTGGTTCTGCCCGACGGTCAAATCTGGAGCGACCTGTCCAGCTTACGCAAACGCAACGTCGGGATCGACCCCAAGCATCTCTTCATTGGAGCAGAAGGCACGACAGGTATCGTTACAGCGGCAGTGCTAAAACTGATACCGCGCCCCGCAGCCCGCGCAACCGCTTGGCTTTCACTAACGAACCTTGATGCCGCGCCAGCGTTCCTCAGTCTCGCGATGGAGCATACAGGCGGGGCGGTCGATGCATGCGAGTTGATCCCCAAGCAGGGCCTTGCCTTCGCCTGTTCCCATGTTCAAGGGGCGCGTGCACCGCTTAGCAACGAAGCAGACTGGTCAGTCCTTATTGAGATTAGTGGCCCCGATGCATCTCATCTTCAAGACACTCTAATGGAACTCTTGGAAACGGCAATGATGCAAAACCTCGTTTGTGACGGGGTCGTTGCCGCCAGCGACACACAACGTCAAGACCTTTGGTTTCTGAGGGAGGCAATCGTCGAGGGTCAACGGCTTGCAGGGTATCAGATCAAACACGACATTGCTGTACCAATCGCTATGGTTCCTGATTTTATCCGAGAGGCCAGCGATCTCGTTTGGAAGATAAAGCCCGACACGTTGATTTCAGCCTTTGGCCACATTGGCGATGGGAACATCCACTTCAATCTATCGCCAGGCGACAACACGTTCACTGCGGCACTCTCAGAAAGCGTGTACCGCGCGGCGCTTGCGTTTGGCGGAACCATCAGCGCTGAACATGGACTGGGTCGAAAGAAGTTAAAGACTGCCGAAGACCTAGATGCTGGCCAAACCTTCCCGATGGATATTGCAACTCTCTTGGACCCAATCCGAGGTCTCAACCCACTTTACTATTAAGGCAAGGCTGGACCGAATTCGGTCATCCGGCTGGTGTCGAGAATAACCATCAGCTCTCTTCTCGTAATTGACAACTGTTCGATACAAGATGGTAGAAAGCAGCCGCAAAATGACGCGCCTTACCGTCAAGCTGCACGAGCAACTCAGAGCTTCCCAAGACAGCAGCACGGTCTCCTTTGGAGAGTCGAGCTCGCTGTTCGCGGTCCACCAGCAAATGCCCCGCCTTCTTGCATTGCACTTTTCTGCATTTGCAGTCCCGCAAAATCGGACATTGGCTGTGAATACTTCGAGGTCCGCTCCGTCCCTCAAAGCTGCCTTTCACCTACAACCTGACAAAGCGCTCTTTTTGCAACTGCGTCCAGAACACTGTCAGGTCGTAACCCGTCTCGGTCTGGACCTCATCCGTCACGATCCCCGCATCAAAGAGCCATGCGCGTTTGCGCCCTTCGGCGAAGGTCAGTGTCAGCTTTTCCTCGCTGCGCGGGTCCTTCAGCTTGTCGGGGATGGCAGCCAGCAGCGTATCCAGCCCCTCACCGGTGACCGCAGAAATCGCGTAGAGGTCGTCCATGCGCGCCGCTTGCGTCAGCACTGCATCACGCGCGTCACCTTCCAGCAGGTCGGTCTTGTTCCAGACCTCGATGATCGGGGCCTCGTCGGCCACGCCAAGGCTTTGCAGAATGGCGCGCACGTCCTGTGCCTGTTCCTCGGTCTGTTCATGGCTGATATCGCGGACGTGCACGATCAGGTCCGCGTCCAGCACCTCTTCCAATGTCGCACGGAAGGCCGCGACCAGTTCGGTGGGTAGGTCACTGATGAAACCCACCGTGTCGGACATGATGATTTCGTCACCTGTCGGGAGCACGATCTTGCGCATGGTCGGATCAAGTGTCGCGAAGAGCATGTCCTTGGCAAAGACTTCGGCCCCTGTCAGGCGATTGAAAAGCGTGGATTTGCCTGCGTTGGTGTAGCCCACCAAAGCGACAATCGGAAAAGGCACCTTGGCGCGGGACGCGCGGTGGAGTTCGCGGGTTTTCACCACTTTCGCCAATTGCTTGCGCAGGCGGTTGAGCTGTTCGTCAATCGCACGGCGGTCCGCCTCGATCTGGGTTTCACCCGGGCCACCGACAAAACCCAAACCACCGCGCTGACGTTCAAGGTGGGTCCATGCCCGCACCAGTCGGGTGCGCTGGTAGGACAGCGCCGCCATTTCAACCTGCAGCACACCCTCGGAGGTGCGCGCACGGTCGCTGAAGATTTCCAGAATCAGGCCGGTGCGATCCAGCAGTTTGACGCCCCATTCCTTTTCCAGATTGCGCTGCTGCACAGGGGTCACGGGGCCGTCGATCAGCACAAGTTCGATCTCGGCGTCGTGAAACACCTGTTTCAGCTCTGCGATCTTGCCTTTGCCAAACAGCTTACCGGGCTGGATTTTCGGCAGGCGTACGATGGTGCCACCAATCACATCCAGATCAGGCAAGGCAGCAGCCAAAGCCAACCCCTCCGCCAACGCAGGTTCAGCCGCGCGGCGGTTCTGGTCGTTTTTTAATTCGGGATGCAGGACCCAAGCCCGTGTGACGGGGCGATCATGTGCGAGCAAAGTTACTCTTCACCTTCATACAGGCTGATCGGTTGCGCCGGCATGATCGTGGAAATCGCGCTTTTGTACACAAGCTGCGATTGACCATCACGACGCAAGAGAACGCAAAAACTATCAAACCAGGTAATCACACCCTGCAGTTTCACACCGTTCACGAGGAAAATCGTGACGGGTACTTTTGTCTTACGCACATGATTAAGGAATGCGTCTTGCAGATTTGCTTTGTCGGCAGCCATCGCCAAACCCTTTTTTCTTGTTCTTGCGGCCGCGGACCGGCCCCCCAGTGTTGTCAGACTTAGTATGTCGCGGCTGATCTGGAGTTTCCACCCCCTATTTACACATTAAAAGAGGCGCTTAGCGTTGCCAGATTTCCGGATTGAAGAGCGCAATAATCGCCAGCGTCTCCAATCGTCCCAGCACCATGGCAAAGGCGA encodes:
- the hfq gene encoding RNA chaperone Hfq — translated: MAADKANLQDAFLNHVRKTKVPVTIFLVNGVKLQGVITWFDSFCVLLRRDGQSQLVYKSAISTIMPAQPISLYEGEE
- a CDS encoding FAD-binding oxidoreductase, with the translated sequence MTDVLRHLAAALSPNSILTGEDKAPYLTDWLGEFKGEALAVLRPSTTQEVAQIVRICREAGVVVVPQGGNTGLVGAATPIGKTRQAVVVQLGRMNAIRKIDARDNAALVEAGCVLARLQAAAEDEGRLFPLSLGSEGTAQIGGLIATNAGGTMALRWGMMRDLVLGLEVVLPDGQIWSDLSSLRKRNVGIDPKHLFIGAEGTTGIVTAAVLKLIPRPAARATAWLSLTNLDAAPAFLSLAMEHTGGAVDACELIPKQGLAFACSHVQGARAPLSNEADWSVLIEISGPDASHLQDTLMELLETAMMQNLVCDGVVAASDTQRQDLWFLREAIVEGQRLAGYQIKHDIAVPIAMVPDFIREASDLVWKIKPDTLISAFGHIGDGNIHFNLSPGDNTFTAALSESVYRAALAFGGTISAEHGLGRKKLKTAEDLDAGQTFPMDIATLLDPIRGLNPLYY
- the hflX gene encoding GTPase HflX, whose translation is MLAHDRPVTRAWVLHPELKNDQNRRAAEPALAEGLALAAALPDLDVIGGTIVRLPKIQPGKLFGKGKIAELKQVFHDAEIELVLIDGPVTPVQQRNLEKEWGVKLLDRTGLILEIFSDRARTSEGVLQVEMAALSYQRTRLVRAWTHLERQRGGLGFVGGPGETQIEADRRAIDEQLNRLRKQLAKVVKTRELHRASRAKVPFPIVALVGYTNAGKSTLFNRLTGAEVFAKDMLFATLDPTMRKIVLPTGDEIIMSDTVGFISDLPTELVAAFRATLEEVLDADLIVHVRDISHEQTEEQAQDVRAILQSLGVADEAPIIEVWNKTDLLEGDARDAVLTQAARMDDLYAISAVTGEGLDTLLAAIPDKLKDPRSEEKLTLTFAEGRKRAWLFDAGIVTDEVQTETGYDLTVFWTQLQKERFVRL
- a CDS encoding fumarylacetoacetate hydrolase family protein, which produces MKFVSFLRNGTPSWGCVDDRGLFDLGARHSGLYPDLKSYISGGMPLEIFTGLRDADLALTDIELAPVIPNPDKIVLAAINYWEDDTDPDKVPSYPVLFLRLPSSQIGHGAPLIQPRSSQKLDFEGELAVIIGQGGRHICPEQAMDHVAGYSIYNDASVRDWQKHSHQFTPGKNFVGTGAFGPWMVRSEDMPSPKTGFALTTRVNGVEKQGTNTSRMIFDIPYLISYISTFAPLQAGDVIVTGTCTGFGITRDPKEFLTPGDVVDVEIEGIGVLSNTVEAEEEAKSHAYPTA
- a CDS encoding FCD domain-containing protein; the protein is MSPNRLGPTTSQSLTRDGTQNRDVLTRLRTDIVSSEFAPEARLKFAEMTKRYDVGVGTLREALSQLSSEGFVTVEAGKGFRVAPVSAKELLEITDHFINFEKRAVREAIEHGGEDWETKIVAVHHRLSLIEGLPWEQRMERHSEWVERHREFHEALVSACQGQWLFRLRSIMFDQLDRYRFVTKRTPEGLGGRKFEEHRDIMAATLARDADLASSLIEEHIRDTSERAIKLL